In Isosphaera pallida ATCC 43644, the sequence CGGATCCTCTATTACAACGCGATCCCGACACCGTCTCCTGCCATCAACGAGCAATGGCGTACTCGAAACTACGGCACGGGGATCGATGGACACAACGCCCGGTTTTGGAAGGAGTTCATCGATCATACCTTGGGTCTCAAAGATCAGGGCAACTCGTGGAGAATGCTTCAGGTCGGGGGTGGCACTCCGCCCGAGTTCCTTCCCAGCGTGGCGAACTTCGTAGGATACGGTCGTCACTTCCAGTGGGGTCCGGTGAAGATCACCTCGACGGCCCAGCTGCTGGCGGCGCGGGCCAATCTCACCGACCCAATCCCTCCCTACGCCTACGACGACAACCCGCTGCGACCCAGAACCCATATGTGGTTTGGGCCGATGATGATGGTGGATTATATCTTCAACCAGAATCTCGGTCACTACTATGCGGCCGCCACGTTGCCGATTCAGCCCGACTTCGCGGCGAAGATGGGGATGCAAGGGGCGTTGCGTTACATTCAACGCAACCACCCCAATGATCTCGTGTCTCTCATCTACTTCGACTCGGGCAATAACGGCAGTCGGTTCCGCCGGCCCCGCGTGGCTTTGGGCAAAGACTACACCCGGATGATCGGTTCGTTGTGGTACCATCCGGATGTCATCCTAAACTATAACCCCACCGCGACGCCTCGCGCTAACCCCACCGGGGGGACGGGACCGTTGCTGATGTTCGGGATGAACAGCCAGGTTCCCTACCCGATGGGGGGGACAAACTACACCCATCCGCTCATGCTGGTGTATAACCAATTTAGTGAAAATCCCGGGTTGCGTACCTTCAACCCCAATCGGCCCTTGGGAGATGCGGGGGGCAACGGCCGTCGAGGCGCGCAAAAACTTGTGGTCTTTGTGACCGATGGTCAACCAAACAGTGGTTCAAGTGCGCCGTTCGAGGCCAGTCTTCAAAGCAATGGCGCGAATTACTCGTACTACCGAGTTCGATTTCGGGAGAGCGGTGGATCAAGCGATAATGTGACCTCCGCTGGTGGAGGGGCGTTCAATAACCCAACCCTGCGGGCTCAGATCTATGATGTCACCCAGACCATTTGCAACGACAGCGAACACCCGACAAGGCCGGGGTTCTCCACCCCCCGCAAGCCAGTTTTGGTCCACTGCCTTGGTTTGGGCCAGGTGTTCGACTTTAGCTCGCCGGTGCAAGCCAACGGTCTGCGAACCCTTCAGCAGATGGAGATGATTGGCCGAACTCAGGGACCGGGTACCAACTTTCCCAATCCGCCACCTGACTGGATTCCCGAGTGGAAGTTGATCATCGGTTCCGACGAAGACATTCAGAACCGTCTCCTCAACGCCCTCAAAGAGATTATGCGATCCGGGTTCCAACTGTCGTTGATTGAATAAGTTTGGTCCGCGAACCCGACTGATCGGCCAAGAATGTCCTAGATTTCCCACGTCGCGTTGTTCTCCTGGAATGGCGCGGCGTGGTTGATTTTTGGGAGGCGTCCCCCCGCGAGGGGATTGGCCCGACGCCCTCATGCTCACTTGGTTGCAGGGTGCAAAGGACGAGGAATGATGACGACAACCGACACCGCTCCGGTGGAACGGGATCGAGCCGTTGCGGTTTCCGAGGCGACCCCGGACCCGCGGATGCGACCTGTTGCGGAGTTTGTGGAGGTGGTCAAGGATTATCCGACCAACTGGCTGCGGTGGGGAATGCTGCGGGCGGTGGACCACGTCAGCTTGACCATCGCGCCCGGTGAGGTCTTCGGCTTGCTGGGGCCCAACCGCGCTGGCAAAACCACCTTGGTCAAAATCCTGCTCTCGCTGACCCAACCCACCTCTGGAACCGTCAAACGATTCGATCAGCCCACCACGAACCGGGAGACGCTCAAGCGAATCGGCTATGTTCATGAGAATCAGGCGTTTCCCCGCTATCTGACCGCCACCGAATTGCTCAGGTACTACGGTGCCTTGAGCCAACTTTCCACGGCCAAGATCGAGGTTATAGTACCAATCCTTCTGGAGAAGGTTGGTCTGGCCGACCGGGCTCGAGAACCGATTTCCCGCTTCAGCAAGGGGATGGTGCAACGCCTGGGCCTGGCTCAAGCGCTGCTGAACGACCCCGACCTGCTGGTGCTGGACGAGCCAGCCGAGGGCCTCGACCTAGACGGACGACGCATGGTGGCCGACCTGATCGCCCAACGGCGCGAGGCGGGCAAGACGGTCCTCTTGGTCACTCACCTGCTGGCCGAGGCCGAGCGGGTCTGCGATCGGGTGGCGGTCATCCTGGGAGGCAAGATCGTCCGCCAGGGAACCGTGGCCGAACTGACCAACCAGGGCACCACCTCCCTCGAAGAGACGCTCTCGCCGATTTACGCCGCGGGTCGAACCGCCGTCTCGGCCGCCGCGTTCAATGGCTGAGCCAGAATCAACTCGTCGCTACAATTGAGCAATCATGTAAGTTTGCAAGATTGTATCTTGTTATCCATGCATTTTTGTTCTGTTTTGCTCCGCTGTTCTGCTTTCGGAGAATCCCGCCGTGGTTCGCACCCTGGGTTGGTTGATCTGGGACACCTTTCGTCAGTCGCTGGCCAATCGGCTCTTCTGGTTGATGCTCGGCGTGACCATCTTGAGCGTGGTCTTTTGCCTAAGCATCTCGGTGCCAGAATCGGCCCCCGTCCGCGACCCCAAAGACCCCCTGGGCGAGTTGTACCTGCCCAACGACCGGAGCTTGGCCGAAGCCGTTGCCAAAGGCGAGCATGTCTCCAGCGGCGCAATGACCGTCGGCTTTGGCCTGATGCAAGTCGATTTCTTCCGCGACTCCCAAAGTCAAGTCCAATTCATTCGTCTGGTCATGGCCATCGGCGTCGCCGGAGTGGTCGGCACCCTGCTGATCCTTATCTTCACCGGCGGCTTCCTGCCTGAGTTCCTTCAACCTTCCGCCGCTTCGGTTCTTCTGGCCAAACCGGCTCCGCGATGGATTCTGCTCGTCGGCAAATACCTCGGCGTGATGACATTTGTTGCTTTTCACGCTGCCCTGTTCGTCGGGCTGACCTGGGCCGCCATCGGGATCCGCACCAGCGATTGGAGCCCGGAATATCTCCTGGCGTTTCCGTTGGTGTTGGTTCATGTCGGCATGATTTACGGGTTCTCGGCCTTCGTGGGGGTGTTGACCCGCAACCCGATCGCGGCGGTCTTCGGCGCGGTGGTTTTTTGGGTGATGTGTTTTGCCACCAACTATGCCCGCCACTCTGCGGTGGCGTTGCCGGAGATCACGCGGATCGAACGCCAAAATCAACTCGAGCTGGAACGCGGCCGAAAGATCACGGAAGAAGCTGAAGCCCGGGCCAAAGCCCGTGCCGAGGAACGCAAGGCCAAGGGACTCCCGGAAGTTGAAGAAATGGAGCCCGGCATGGAGATCGTTCCCGGCGTGGCTGGTCTGGATCCTGAGTCCACCGCCGATCCCCATCTGGTCCAAGGCGATCTGGAAGAGCCAAAGGCCAACTCTGATGGTGAACGGAACGAGGGGGCGGGAGCGGTTTACGAGGTGGCCCAACAATCAAGCGGTCTGAAGTGGTTCACTGAACTCAGTTATTGGATCATGCCCAAGCCGGCCGATCTGGCGATCGTGCTGGAGCGGGGCATCGTCGGTGACCTGACCCACTTCGCCTCGCCTCAAGAGTTCGAGACCGTCATTAACATGGGCGAGTTCCACGCCGGGTGGTCTATTGCCAGTTCGCTGCTGATGACCTTGTTCTGGTTGGGTTTGGCAATCCACGAGTTCTCCAAAATGGATTACTGAGCCTCGTATCATCTCCTGAAGCGGAGTCGAGACCGACTCATACTGTGGCGGTTACGGGGGTGGGGATGGAGGATGGGGTCAAACGCGATCGAGCCAATCCCCGTCGCACCACCTCGGCCAGGTCGTGGGTTTCGGCGTAATCGATCCGTTGACGGCTGGCTCCCGAAGGCTGAGCCGCCAATTCCAGCGCGGTTTCCAAATGCTTAGTGCATCCGAGTTCGTCGGCCACTGGACGCAGAAGCGCCACGAGTTGTTCGACCAGTTTGCGAGCCGGACGCGGCTCCTGATTGAATGGATCAACGAGCTCAGCGTCCAAACCATAGCGGCAGGCCCGCCAGCGATTCTGACGCGCCATCATAGGGTGACTGTCCACAAAGTACACACCGTTGTCGATCTCTTTGGACAAGGCGTGGACTAGGCATTGCACCAGCGCTGTGAGGGCCAAAACGGTTTTGAGATCGGCGGGGGTGTCGCAAACCCGCACCTCCACCGTGCCGAATCCGTGGTGGGGCCGCACGTCCCACCAGATTTCACGAATCGTTTGAATGAAGCCGGTCTTGATCAGGGTCCGCACCAGCCAGACGAATTCGCTCCAGTTGCGCATGAGAGGCGGCGGGCCGGCGGTGGGCAAATTCTCGAGAACCTTGATCCGTTGCGAGCAAAGCCCGGTGTCGCGGCCATTCCAGAAGGGGGAGTTGCTCGAAAGCGCTAGCAAGGTGGGCAGATGGCGAACGATCCGGTCGCAAATCATAATCGCCTTGTCGCCGGTATCGACTCCCACATGGACGTGTAATCCGAACGTGACCAAACGCCGGGCGGTGTCCTCCATCTGTTCGATGAGTTGATGATAGCGGGCGTTGTTGGTCACCTCTTGATGCCGCCAGTTGGAAAACGGATGGGTACCGGACCAATGGACCTTGACCCCTAGAGGGTTGGCAGCGCGTTCGACCGCAGCCACCTTGTCGGCCAGGTCGATCCCAACCTCATCCACCGTCCGGCAAACATCCGTGTTGACTTCCAGATAGCACTGCATCAGTTCTGGCTTGATCCGATTCTCGAGACCGGGGGGCAGGTTTTTGAGAATCGGCTCGATGGCGCTGACCAGGCCCATCGTATGGTGATCGACGAGTTGGACCTCCAACTCAACGCCCAGGGTGGGATAGTCGTTGTGGTTGAAAATCAGAGGGGGACTAGTCATCGGACGATACCCTCGCGGGAGATCGGGGTCGAGGGAGAAACGCAAGGGGAGGGGGAGGCAGGAGATGAAGGCAGTCGTCCCGCAACGGGGAGCGCGGCGAACTCGGCCGATTCGTCGTGATTCTCGGGGCGGGCCAGATGAGCGAGGACGTGGGCCAGGATGCGTGCGCCAATGACCAAAGCGCGTTCATCCAAGTCGAAGTGAGGGGAGTGGAGGAAGGGGGAGCCACCTTGATCGGGGGCGACCCCCAAGCGGAGCAAACAGCCAGGGACGTGATCGAGGTAGGCGGCGAAGTCTTCGCCTCCCATGCTTGGCAGTTCGATGGGCCAGACGCGTTGATGACCCACGACGCGGGTGGCCGCCTGCACGCAGGCACGGGTCACGCGACCGTCGTTGACTACGCCATCGGTAACCGGGTGGGTCGCCACGCGGATGCGGGCTTGGGTGGTCAGTTCGACGCCCTGAGCGATCCGGTGGACTCGATCGCGAATGCGGGCCAGGGTGTCGCGTGACAGAGTCCGAATCGTGCCTAGCAGACTGACCTTGGCCGGAATTACGTTGGGCGAGGCTCCGCCCTGGACCGCGCCGAAGCTTACCACCACCGGGTCGCGCGAGTCGATCGACCGGGGAATTCCCTGGTAGACCGCGTTGATGAACTGGACCGCGGCGGCGATCGCGTCCACGCACTGATGCGGCCGCGCTGCGTGCCCGCCTTCGCCCTCCACCACGACTTCCAGCGTTTCCACGCAGGCCGTCAACGCGCCGTGACGGTAGCCGATCGTGCCCACCGGTCGCTCGGGA encodes:
- a CDS encoding ABC transporter ATP-binding protein, translated to MMTTTDTAPVERDRAVAVSEATPDPRMRPVAEFVEVVKDYPTNWLRWGMLRAVDHVSLTIAPGEVFGLLGPNRAGKTTLVKILLSLTQPTSGTVKRFDQPTTNRETLKRIGYVHENQAFPRYLTATELLRYYGALSQLSTAKIEVIVPILLEKVGLADRAREPISRFSKGMVQRLGLAQALLNDPDLLVLDEPAEGLDLDGRRMVADLIAQRREAGKTVLLVTHLLAEAERVCDRVAVILGGKIVRQGTVAELTNQGTTSLEETLSPIYAAGRTAVSAAAFNG
- a CDS encoding M20 metallopeptidase family protein translates to MSACDWRGVLDDEVDRLADRIRSVRRHLHAHPEPSGEEYATTAYLTDQLRSEGIATRIAPSRRGLIADAPDSVLDAVATTTGKPLPTRARLAIRADIDALPIQDVKSVPYRSLRPGVMHACGHDAHAAMALGATLALHRASQRQAPPWPVPWRTIFQPAEETATGAREMIQAGALDEVAAIVALHVDPERPVGTIGYRHGALTACVETLEVVVEGEGGHAARPHQCVDAIAAAVQFINAVYQGIPRSIDSRDPVVVSFGAVQGGASPNVIPAKVSLLGTIRTLSRDTLARIRDRVHRIAQGVELTTQARIRVATHPVTDGVVNDGRVTRACVQAATRVVGHQRVWPIELPSMGGEDFAAYLDHVPGCLLRLGVAPDQGGSPFLHSPHFDLDERALVIGARILAHVLAHLARPENHDESAEFAALPVAGRLPSSPASPSPCVSPSTPISREGIVR
- a CDS encoding ABC transporter permease — translated: MVRTLGWLIWDTFRQSLANRLFWLMLGVTILSVVFCLSISVPESAPVRDPKDPLGELYLPNDRSLAEAVAKGEHVSSGAMTVGFGLMQVDFFRDSQSQVQFIRLVMAIGVAGVVGTLLILIFTGGFLPEFLQPSAASVLLAKPAPRWILLVGKYLGVMTFVAFHAALFVGLTWAAIGIRTSDWSPEYLLAFPLVLVHVGMIYGFSAFVGVLTRNPIAAVFGAVVFWVMCFATNYARHSAVALPEITRIERQNQLELERGRKITEEAEARAKARAEERKAKGLPEVEEMEPGMEIVPGVAGLDPESTADPHLVQGDLEEPKANSDGERNEGAGAVYEVAQQSSGLKWFTELSYWIMPKPADLAIVLERGIVGDLTHFASPQEFETVINMGEFHAGWSIASSLLMTLFWLGLAIHEFSKMDY
- a CDS encoding carboxylate-amine ligase, which translates into the protein MTSPPLIFNHNDYPTLGVELEVQLVDHHTMGLVSAIEPILKNLPPGLENRIKPELMQCYLEVNTDVCRTVDEVGIDLADKVAAVERAANPLGVKVHWSGTHPFSNWRHQEVTNNARYHQLIEQMEDTARRLVTFGLHVHVGVDTGDKAIMICDRIVRHLPTLLALSSNSPFWNGRDTGLCSQRIKVLENLPTAGPPPLMRNWSEFVWLVRTLIKTGFIQTIREIWWDVRPHHGFGTVEVRVCDTPADLKTVLALTALVQCLVHALSKEIDNGVYFVDSHPMMARQNRWRACRYGLDAELVDPFNQEPRPARKLVEQLVALLRPVADELGCTKHLETALELAAQPSGASRQRIDYAETHDLAEVVRRGLARSRLTPSSIPTPVTATV